One stretch of Scophthalmus maximus strain ysfricsl-2021 chromosome 12, ASM2237912v1, whole genome shotgun sequence DNA includes these proteins:
- the golgb1 gene encoding golgin subfamily B member 1 isoform X1: MLSRLATVLQELSGEEGTDGDQQGVLVPQLPGGEGQDPAESEVPEEALERLAHLEQLVVQLKELIRDKDTQLVHKDDELVNKDVQLKNEKEEAEARFTKLKLQAKAKMASLNKQIIELKGSGGGTVASPDSSFTGAGAAVEEELQELKNKLSEEEANSQELRQQLQSYEQLLQENESAHTEQLQKLQAVVCEKDVRFQEQIQKHEEELMSITTLSQNDGELQQVLHAAQRRCEELEEALRSRSQVLEVLQEEVNSADQQKQILTAQFRQMEQELAEALKLREEERQQWAEQASGSGAELAALRTSLETLEGERAKVAGQESELASLREAERVGQIEALEKEKMEVARLERELALTKEAELDASERDRAEITRLESELVSARETAVHASQDASEREISEIAKLECELAALKEEQEDAQKKGEILAEVWRHLRAVALDDVETAEEDLVPVDLSLLLDTVQSIDYKLTRMKDKQSESEEQCAELTHTMEILQEQLDRKLTEQDEATAKIQQLEQHIATLSEGDDVTELSAQDSSEAEKAHILALEQQLLDKDHELAALRESLRLAEDPMSSEVASSETYHQTPDQDRDSSSTGPCDSSAAPPDLMNNTQEEDTTLVAEDTSVLSMSADHDSSPELIGHHSESPEESKGTSSDEMVASSDSEVAHSSWTLLEAVNQDGGQEWPSILQDFGQLQLQSWEATSMEQETSTVQVESSSVIIRETVQVHLTQQSSSSADADVPSGQVFAQALAEELQRRYSELLAELQRLREAAAESQEKIKNLEEETQSLAAAKEEAQSQVNDFAEELQFARVELDKVSQQSSSVVEKHGAEIKLLEEQIDMLNAESNTKEQKIQSLQSDLETTQRALSEQDGQVRMLSAQLEDTELLSSELERRLQDMENSMLEYSQTSDLNNESLSKKDSEISDLQLRLTQKDQEMIELNDSMSARLLQVEEEKFQIDREVNKLKEQVVELEKVTDEKQQVSSEDSTSRAVDELCSLRKEKEELETQLTNTKKKLQAALVQRKELMRRVADFEVEAKKWKEQDELAKGEIPANDPEEEKTRRDIQEMEAKLRELEEALRSKEDAVETLQQKIVRQDQVIAETLALNIKLGEEAENTRQASDISSETAVLRSEVATLEAECEALQKKLHEAQESRRETIRKAKEKDRHHREQLKQQKEEHSELMERFEVQSGEREALLDKLRELEERVSTERGALPQQATKQQADNLEKQAAGDWVQEDWVDFATSKPDSSQPQSADLVQPRAEAEPSDVHSAHMEESLTALREEIQKVQVANSEFEKQLQETQASLSLKEAELMDLNEELRALREKEKQIDALSEEICDLREKHRQSESYAQTLKEEMEGATTAASADSASSVEALQAEVEDFKQFLDNKNQEIMELSQQLSEQNSFIHSMQDTVSQKDQLIESLQGELKFEQEKMQRLEAEVPQKQDGEKDSEAKIQQLQQKLKAALISRKETLKENKTRKEQLASGEKLTAELQRKLESAEDELEKLRAERLRLIDEVDRTLVENQSLGSSCESLKLAMEGILTEKDACRREVELANEEASRVNREWEEKVQGMRDEYETLLKSYENVSDEADRVRRVLEAARQERQELAARGRTQEAARQEAERQAEEAQKEVDSVKDKMRKFAKTKQQKIQDLEEENERLREMQEKPVMKREDRTLRAELERLEEQLAALKVELEATAAEKESLVQQIEELREQLVQTGEKEDNEIQESPLGSAAVVEEEVVTAQKLDIITTKAEPDERRYEDKEKPLTPKVVAVSAPVTHVPPEKKEEEQMTESTQTFLEDKIKEMEAAVNTQRELWQEREAELKAELASLERDLRESREKLGLVDSLEKCLRESKEREKSLFEEASKRETQFKELLRSLETEKDNLEERLMNQLAQLNGSIAGYQQETADNREHLTELQREVELLERERAELEAEAQSERDRASRLEEDMRQAQRERAEAEAESGKQRELEQQLRSAQRVREGSQSRARQLEELLREKQLEVRQMQRDGIQYQERISELGREAKALQQGNDELNKKLGQSQLEAATTQEHLKRAEAELAGCKSHLDEVQKQLSETSAEKTTLEQSAQQKELSMKAEAEQTLDSVRLRLGAELKEVELRLEEAYREREKEEDATLEAREVAEGAERRAQAMQARLDESLARLAAFSRCMSSLQDDRDRVLDEARQWETRFNDTLRGKEAEVREAESRARDLTEQLQKETSLKEELQLSVNRLEKADKDWQLRLEEEEKKVTETQAALEDETTKLRQTTAELKSAQNEVGTLTEELEGLHHRVRALEEAVGRLQGEVDRARTELREREAEERRLCLNVEQLETDLRSSKALTESLQTELNEKERREVEMLVEKEQAAAQAADEARKEADSRAEEAEKELEQRREEVRDLEEKLRKADEESNNRKTRLDSFMKAMGSLQDDRDRVLNMYKQLEEKHLQVMMDKDSLIQEAAGENNSLKEELRSLLVQRDDLYAEKGKLSAQLHGYRDELNQVLSMKESQHKQLLATQRARIATLEREREEMESQLKSVSRAIETEVEVGRVEREILSQAADSTTGSQVMDAPGAEVEKLREQLQAARAQVEALEESLSRERREQDSNSKELTELRWEGGVMRTESESAQERVAELARDLLVVEQRLLEEKEATTQLRAENQSFAKAMASLQDSRDQAVNKAQEVSLKLEELVSKTGGHVAPSGPGGGGSSGEVWGLKNALQALQNDRERLLEQLRTQTLELHRQQTELARLGAGELIKVSQELFEEKKKNDDMLGVLSQLEHVAETGKQEVETLRLERFDWMAQAEQLKHQTLATLSERDHQLRQLTAMLEEARAHWPKLQQEHYQREGTEKGDSPPGAPQERSSQLDVHSYIAEVKDLQRRLDDETQQRVSAEEQLMATQDRLKRHSPAKWNSALDGDQSETAVFIEPPEGAVTRQIRRGGPGLVRMLRVAFCSRQRTPLLFSLYLLTVHVLLLLCLGGFL; the protein is encoded by the exons ATGTTAAGCCGCCTGGCCACAGTCCTCCAGGAGCTCTCTGGAGAGGAGGGCACAGATGGAGACCAACAG GGCGTGCTGGTGCCTCAGCTCCCTGGCGGCGAGGGCCAGGATCCAGCGGAGTCTGAGGTACCCGAGGAGGCCTTGGAGAGGCTGGCCCACCTGGAGCAGCTGGTTGTCCAGCTGAAGGAGCTCATCCGAGACAAAGACACTCAGCTCGTGCATAAGGACGACGAGCTGGTCAACAAAGATGTTCAGCTCAAG AACGAGAAGGAAGAAGCCGAGGCTCGATTCACCAAACTCAAACTGCAGGCTAAGGCTAAGATGGCTTCGCTCAACAAACagataattgaattgaaaggATCGGGAGGAGGCACAGTGGCA AGCCCTGACAGTTCTTTCACCGGAGCCGGCGCCGCGGTCGAGGAGGAGCTCCAAGAACTGAAGAACAAGCTGAGCGAGGAGGAGGCCAACAGCCAGGAGCTCAGACAGCAACTCCAGTCCTACGAGCAGCTCCTTCAAGAGAACGAATCTGCCCACACTGAACAG ttgcaGAAGCTGCAGGCTGTGGTGTGTGAGAAGGATGTGCGCTTCCAGGAGCAGATCCAAAAACACGAAGAAGAGTTGATGAGCATCACAACGTTGTCTCAGAATGACGGCGAGCTCCAGCAG GTACTACACGCAGCCCAGAGGCGTTGTGAAGAGCTCGAGGAGGCTTTACGATCTCGCTCCCAAGTGCTGGAAGTGCTGCAGGAGGAAGTGAACAGTGCGGATCAGCAGAAACAG ATCTTGACTGCTCAGTTCCGGCAGATGGAGCAAGAGCTGGCCGAGGCGTTgaagctgagggaggaggagaggcagcagtGGGCCGAGCAGGCCAGCGGGTCCGGTGCGGAGCTGGCAGCTCTGCGAACCAGCCTGGAGACtctggaaggagagagagcgaaggTGGCAGGGCAGGAGAGCGAGCTGGCCTCCCTGAGAGAAGCTGAGCGAGTTGGTCAGATAGAGGctctggagaaggagaagatggaagTTGCCAGACTGGAGAGGGAACTGGCTCTGACGAAAGAGGCCGAGCTTGATGCTTCAGAGAGAGACCGGGCAGAAATAACTCGGCTGGAAAGCGAACTCGTGTCTGCGAGAGAGACGGCCGTTCACGCCAGCCAGGATGCTTCAGAGAGGGAGATATCAGAAATTGCCAAACTAGAATGTGAGCTGGCAGCGCttaaagaggagcaggaagatgCTCAGAAGAAGGGTGAGATCCTGGCTGAAGTCTGGAGACATTTACGAGCCGTGGCTCTGGACGATGTAGAAACCGCAGAGGAGGATCTCGTCCCCGTCGACCTCTCCCTGCTCCTGGACACTGTGCAGTCGATCGACTACAAGCTGACGAggatgaaagacaaacagagcgAGAGTGAAGAGCAGTGTGCAGAGCTCACCCACACCATGGAAATCCTTCAGG AACAACTTGACAGAAAATTGACAGAACAGGACGAGGCCACGGCCAAGATACAGCAGTTGGAGCAGCACATTGCCACG ttgtCTGAAGGAGATGATGTGACTGAACTGTCGGCACAGGATTCATCCGAAGCTGAAAAAG cacATATACTGGCACTGGAGCAGCAGCTTTTAGATAAAGACCATGAGCTGGCCGCCTTGCGAGAGTCCCTCAGACTGGCCGAAGACCCCATGTCCAGTGAGGTTGCATCAAGCGAAACATACCATCAGACTCCAGACCAGGATCGCGACTCCTCCAGTACAGGCCCTTGTGACagttctgcagctcctcccgACCTAATGAACAACACACAAGAGGAAGACACCACCTTAGTGGCCGAGGACACCTCTGTCCTTTCCATGTCCGCTGATCACGATAGCAGCCCAGAGCTTATCGGACACCATTCCGAGTCTCCGGAAGAATCCAAAGGGACGTCATCCGACGAGATGGTGGCCAGCAGTGACTCCGAGGTGGCCCACAGCAGCTGGACCCTCCTGGAAGCTGTGAATCAAGACGGAGGCCAGGAGTGGCCCTCCATCCTGCAGGACTTTGGCCAACTGCAGCTGCAGTCGTGGGAGGCGACGAGCATGGAGCAGGAAACCTCCACGGTTCAAGTTGAGTCGTCCTCGGTCATCATACGAGAGACGGTCCAGGTTCACCTAACTCAGCAGAGTTCTTCCTCCGCAGATGCCGATGTGCCCTCTGGCCAGGTTTTCGCTCAGGCCCTGGCCGAGGAACTCCAGAGGAGGTACAGTGAACTTTTGGCCGAGCTGCAGAGGCTAAGAGAAGCAGCCGCGGAGTCACAGGAGAAAATCAAGAATCTGGAAGAGGAAACTCAGTCCCTCGCTGCTGCAAAGGAAGAGGCTCAGTCCCAGGTCAACGACTTTGCAGAGGAGCTTCAGTTCGCCAGGGTGGAGCTGGATAAGGTTtctcagcagagcagctcagtGGTGGAGAAGCACGGCGCCGAAATTAAGCTCCTAGAAGAACAGATAGACATGTTGAACGCTGAAAGTAACACGAAGGAGCAGAAGATCCAGAGCCTGCAGAGCGACTTGGAAACAACCCAGCGAGCTCTCTCCGAGCAGGATGGTCAGGTCAGGATGCTGAGCGCTCAGCTGGAGGACACAGAGCTCCTCTCCTCGGAGCTGGAAAGGAGGCTGCAGGATATGGAGAACAGCATGTTGGAATATTCCCAGACTTCAGATCTCAACAACGAGTCTTTGTCGAAGAAGGACTCGGAGATCAGCGACCTCCAGCTTCGTCTCACTCAGAAAGATCAAGAGATGATAGAGCTCAATGACAGTATGTCTGCACGACTCCTCCAAGTGGAAGAAGAGAAATTCCAGATCGACCGTGAAGTCAACAAACTGAAAGAGCAGGTGGTGGAACTTGAGAAAGTGACCGACGAGAAGCAGCAAGTGAGTAGTGAAGACTCAACCTCTCGAGCTGTCGACGAACTCTGTAGTTTGcgaaaggagaaagaagagcTGGAAACCCAACTGACGAACACAAAGAAGAAGTTGCAGGCTGCGCTCGTGCAACGCAAAGAGCTCATGAGGAGGGTTGCTGACTTTGAGGTAGAGGCAAAAAAATGGAAGGAGCAAGATGAATTAGCCAAGGGAGAGATTCCAGCAAATGATCCGGAGGAAGAGAAAACTAGACGGGATATTCAAGAAATGGAGGCTAAACTCCGGGAGCTTGAGGAAGCTTTGAGATCCAAAGAGGATGCGGTTGAAACTCTCCAGCAGAAGATCGTCCGACAGGATCAAGTCATTGCTGAGACGCTCGCGCTGAACATAAAGCTGGGCGAAGAAGCCGAAAACACTCGGCAGGCGTCAGACATTTCTTCTGAAACGGCCGTGTTACGCTCCGAAGTGGCCACTCTGGAGGCGGAGTGTGAAGCGCTTCAGAAGAAGCTTCATGAGGCTCAAGAGTCCCGCAGGGAAACCATCCGCAAGGCAAAGGAGAAGGACCGACACCACCGGGAGCAGCTTAAGCAGCAGAAGGAGGAGCACAGCGAGCTGATGGAACGTTTTGAGGtgcagagcggagagagagaagccctCCTTGATAAACTGAGAGAATTAGAGGAAAGAGTGAGCACCGAGAGAGGGGCTCTGCCTCAGCAGGCAACCAAACAACAAGCTGACAATCTGGAGAAGCAAGCAGCGGGTGATTGGGTCCAGGAGGACTGGGTGGACTTTGCCACGTCCAAGCCTGATTCATCACAACCACAAAGTGCAGATCTGGTTCAGCCTCGTGCAGAAGCAGAACCGTCTGACGTCCACTCTGCACACATGGAGGAATCTCTGACAGCTCTCAGAGAGGAGATCCAGAAAGTGCAGGTGGCCAACTCCGAGTTCgagaagcagctgcaggaaactcAGGCCAGTCTGTCTCTGAAGGAGGCAGAATTAATGGATCTGAACGAGGAGCTGCGAGCGCtgcgagaaaaagaaaaacagatcgACGCACTCTCAGAGGAAATCTGCGATCTGAGAGAAAAGCATCGACAATCCGAGTCCTACGCACAAACCCTGAAAGAAGAGATGGAAGGCGCAACCACAGCAGCATCTGCCGATTCCGCGTCGTCCGTCGAAGCTCTTCAGGCCGAGGTGGAAGACTTCAAGCAGTTTCTCGATAACAAGAACCAGGAGATAATGGAGCTCAGTCAGCAGCTCAGTGAGCAGAACTCTTTTATCCACTCGATGCAGGACACGGTGTCTCAGAAGGATCAGCTGATCGAGTCTTTACAGGGAGAGTTAAAGTTTGAGCAGGAAAAAATGCAGAGGTTGGAGGCCGAAGTTCCACAGAAGCAAGACGGCGAAAAAGACAGCGAGGCAAAGatccagcagcttcagcagaaaCTCAAGGCTGCGCTGATCTCTCGTAAAGAGACACtcaaggaaaacaaaacccGGAAGGAGCAACTCGCTTCAGGGGAGAAGCTCACGGCCGAGCTGCAGCGGAAACTCGAGTCGGCGGAAGATGAGCTGGAGAAGCTGAGAGCAGAAAGGCTGAGGCTGATCGACGAAGTCGATCGGACGTTGGTGGAGAACCAAAGCCTCGGATCATCATGCGAAAGCCTCAAACTGGCCATGGAGGGCATCCTGACTGAGAAGGACGCTTGCAGGAGAGAAGTGGAGTTGGCGAATGAAGAGGCCTCCAGGGTGAACAGAGAATGGGAGGAGAAGGTTCAAGGCATGAGGGACGAGTACGAGACTTTGCTCAAGTCCTACGAAAACGTGAGCGACGAGGCGGATCGAGTGAGGCGGGTCCTGGAGGCTGCCCGGCAGGAGAGACAGGAGTTGGCGGCAAGAGGGAGGACGCAGGAAGCCGCGAGGCAAGAGGCCGAGCggcaggcggaggaggcgcAGAAAGAGGTGGATTCggtgaaagacaaaatgagaaaattcGCCAAAACCAAGCAGCAGAAAATTCAGGActtggaggaggagaacgagagaCTCCGAGAGATGCAGGAGAAGCCGGTGATGAAACGAGAGGACAGAACTCTGAGAGCCGAGTTGGAAAGACTCGAAGAACAACTGGCAGCCCTGAAAGTCGAGCTGGAGGCTACAGCTGCCGAGAAAGAGTCTTTGGTGCAGCAGATTGAAGAACTGAGGGAACAACTCGTCCAaacgggagagaaagaggacaaTGAAATCCAAGAGAGTCCTCTTGGCTCTGCAGCtgttgtagaagaagaagttgtCACTGCACAGAAATTAGACATAATCACGACCAAAGCAGAGCCTGATGAGAGGCGGtatgaagacaaagaaaagcccTTAACTCCAAAAGTAGTTGCCGTGTCTGCACCGGTCACACACGTGCCtccagagaagaaagaagaagaacaaatgaCGGAGAGCACTCAAACTTTTTTGGAGGATAAAATTAAGGAGATGGAGGCGGCCGTTAACACACAGAGGGAACTGTGGCAGGAACGGGAGGCCGAACTCAAAGCTGAATTGGCCTCACTCGAGCGAGACCTCCGGGAAAGTCGAGAGAAGCTGGGTCTCGTGGATTCTCTGGAGAAATGCCTGCGAGAGAGCAAAGAGCGGGAGAAGAGCCTGTTTGAGGAGGCTTCAAAAAGGGAAACTCAGTTCAAAGAACTCCTCAGAAGCCTCGAAACGGAGAAAGACAACCTGGAGGAGCGTCTGATGAACCAGCTGGCCCAACTCAACGGGAGCATTGCCGGCTACCAGCAGGAGACGGCGGACAACCGCGAGCACCTGACCGAACTGCAGCGCGAGGTGGAGCTGTTGGAGAGGGAGCGAGCCGAGCTTGAGGCTGAGGCTCAGAGCGAGAGGGACCGGGCTTcgaggctggaggaggacatgagGCAAGCCCAAAGGGAGCGGGCCGAGGCGGAGGCAGAGTCCGGCAagcagagggagctggagcagcagctgaggtcTGCGCAGAGGGTCCGAGAAGGCAGCCAGAGTAGAGCGCGGCAGCTGGAAGAGCTGCTGAGGGAGAAGCAGCTGGAGGTGCGGCAGATGCAGAGAGACGGCATCCAGTACCAGGAGAGGATCAGTGAGCTGGGGAGGGAAGCCAAGGCGCTGCAGCAAGGCAATGACGAGCTCAACAAGAAACTTGGACAATCCCAGCTGGAGGCTGCCACGACTCAAGAGCACCTGAAAAGGGCTGAGGCAGAGTTGGCCGGCTGCAAATCTCACCTGGACGAGGTCCAGAAACAGTTGAGCGAGACCTCAGCCGAGAAGACGACCCTGGAACAGAGTGCCCAGCAGAAAGAGCTCTCGATGAAGGCGGAGGCGGAGCAAACGCTGGACTCAGTGAGGTTACGGCTGGGAGCCGAACTGAAGGAGGTGGAgctgaggctggaggaggccTACAGGGAAcgggagaaggaagaagacgCGACCCTGGAGGCCAGAGAGGTGGCCGAGGGCGCCGAGAGACGAGCCCAGGCGATGCAAGCCCGTCTAGACGAGTCTCTGGCCAGGTTGGCCGCCTTCTCGCGCTGCATGTCCTCGCTGCAGGACGACCGGGACAGAGTTTTGGACGAGGCCCGGCAGTGGGAGACTCGCTTCAATGATACGCTGCGGGGCAAGGAGGCTGAAGTCCGGGAGGCCGAGAGCCGGGCCAGGGACCTGACGGAACAGCTTCAGAAGGAAACTTCTCTGAAGGAGGAACTTCAGCTTTCTGTGAACAG acttGAGAAAGCAGACAAAGACTGGCAACTGAGactggaagaagaggaaaagaaagtgacAGAGACTCAAGCTGCCCTCGAGGATGAAACGACCAAGCTTCGACAAACCACAGCCGAGTTGAAGTCTGCACAGAATGAAGTCGGAACACTGACCGAGGAGCTGGAGGGTCTTCATCACCGAGTCCGGGCTCTCGAGGAGGCTGTGGGTCGGCTGCAGGGCGAGGTGGACCGGGCCAGAACCgagctgagggagagggaggctgaggagaggCGGCTGTGTCTGAacgtggagcagctggagacgGACCTGAGGTCCTCGAAGGCTTTGACGGAGAGTCTGCAGACGGAGTTGAACGAGAAGGAACGGAGAGAAGTGGAAATGCTGGTGGAGAAGGAGCAAGCTGCTGCTCAG GCTGCGGACGAGGCCAGAAAGGAGGCCGACAGCCGGGCGGAGGAAGcggagaaggagctggagcagagaaGGGAGGAAGTACGGGATCTGGAGGAAAAACTGCGAAAGGCGGACGAAGAGAGCAACAACCGAAAAACTAGACTGGACTCGTTCATGAAGGCCATGGGCTCTTTGCAGGACGACCGAGACCGGGTCCTCAACATGTACAAACAGCTCGAGGAGAAACACCTGCag GTCATGATGGACAAGGACAGTTTGATTCAAGAGGCGGCGGGGGAGAACAACAGCCTGAAGGAAGAGCTGCGCTCTCTGCTGGTCCAGAGAGATGACCTGTATGCGGAGAAGGGCAAACTGTCTGCTCAGCTGCACGGCTACCGCGACGAACTCAACCAAGTCCTGAGCATGAAGGAGTCCCAGCACAAACAGCTTCTGGCCACTCAGAGGGCGCGAATCGCCACCCTGGAAAGGGAACGCGAGGAAATGGAGAGTCAGTTGAAGAGCGTTAGCAGAGCCATAGAGACGGAAGTGGAGGTGGGGCGAGTGGAGAGGGAGATTCTCAGTCAGGCTGCGGACAGCACGACGGGATCGCAGGTGATGGATGCTCCCGGGGCGGAGGTCGAGAAGCTGAgggagcagctgcaggcagCCAGAGCACAAGTGGAGGCTTTGGAGGAGAGCCTGTCGAGGGAGAGACGGGAGCAGGACAGCAACAGCAAAGAGCTCACCGAGCTGCGGTGGGAGGGAGGCGTGATGCGGACAGAGTCAGAGAGCGCCCAGGAGCGGGTGGCCGAGCTGGCCCGGGACCTGCTGGTCGTCGAGCAGAGGCTGCtcgaggagaaggaggcgaCGACCCAACTGAGGGCGGAGAACCAGTCGTTCGCCAAGGCCATGGCCTCCCTCCAGGACAGCAGGGACCAGGCGGTGAACAAGGCCCAGGAAGTGAGCCTGAAGCTAGAGGAGTTGGTGAGCAAGACGGGTGGCCACGTGGCGCCCAGCGGCCCCGGAGGGGGAGGCTCCTCTGGAGAAGTGTGGGGCCTGAAAAACGCCCTGCAAGCCCTTCAGAATGACCGGGAGAGACTG CTGGAGCAGCTTCGGACGCAAACATTGGAGCTCCACAGGCAGCAGACGGAGCTGGCTCGGCTGGGAGCTGGGGAGCTGATCAAAGTCAGCCAGGAGCTGttcgaggagaagaagaagaatgacgACATGCTGGGCGTCCTGTCGCAGCTGGAGCATGTGGCGGAAACGGGCAAACAGGAAGTCGAGACGCTCAG gCTGGAGCGTTTTGACTGGATGGCTCAGGCCGAGCAGCTGAAGCATCAGACCCTCGCCACGCTGTCGGAGAGGGACCATCAACTGAGACAACTCACCGCCATGCTGGAGGAAGCTCGCGCTCACTGGCCCAAACTTCAGCAGGAACACTATCAGAGAGAG GGCACGGAGAAAGGCGACAGTCCCCCCGGAGCCCCGCAGGAGCGAAGCAGCCAGCTGGACGTCCACTCCTACATCGCTGAGGTCAAAGATTTGCAGCGGAG gCTGGATGACGAGACACAGCAGAGGGTGTCTGCCGAGGAGCAGCTGATGGCCACGCAGGACCGACTCAAACG TCACAGCCCGGCCAAATGGAACTCCGCGCTCGACGGGGATCAGTCAGAGACGGCCGTTTTCATTGAGCCGCCGGAAGGAGCTGTCACACGA CAGATCCGGAGAGGCGGCCCGGGTTTGGTGCGGATGCTGCGAGTGGCCTTCTGCTCTCGCCAGCGCACGCCGCTGCTGTTCAGCCTCTACCTGCTCACGGTGcacgtcctgctgctgctgtgtctcgGGGGATTCCTCTGA